GGACGACAACGAAGATTTGCTCAAATAGATGGAACCTCCATCGCATTGGTCGATAACAATCATTGGAACGTGATTCATAACTTGGCAGCCAAAATTGGAACACTTAGCAATATCAAAAGCGGCCACTAAAGTATCTACTACAACGCTAGTACGTTTACAGTTGCTCATGGAAACGGTGTTTAACTTTCCTTTAATTATAATTGTGCAATTGGAGCAACCGAAAATTTGCACTGAGTGGTTGAGCTCCACAGAATCCAAGACTATACTGTGATTGTCGACTTGGTTTTCAACAAACCACTTAGTATTTTCCAACTCAATGCGAGGTGGTTTAACGGGAGCAGTTTCCGCTGGCTTAGAAGGAGCAGAGCTTTTGATTTTAGGCTTAGGACCAGGAGTGGGTCCCGTTTTACGTAAATTCGGATTTTTGTGGGTCATTTCACTCTTATCCACCTTACGAAGTCCGGATGTAATTCCCTCGCCTTTATTAATTTCGGCAAACACCGCTCCCATATCACCTTTATTATCAGCAGGTGCGGGCTCGTTGCTATCCTTCCAAAAATCATTAGATGGAGGAGGTGGTGGTGGTGGTGGAGGCAAGCCGCCGTTTGCAGAATCGCCAGAAGATGGTGCCTGAGTTTTCGAAGCAGACAAGTTTGCCAAAGCCGTTTTCAAGGGTACTGCATCCTGTTTAGTAGACCAGGTGAGACCGGTTTTGAAGTGGGTCTTGACGTATGTAATCAATTCAGTCAACAGAGTAAGGTAAGAACGAACCCATTCGATTTGCAAGTCATCTTTACCTTTAAACTCTTTCATTACACGGTTGGCGTAGAATTGGGACGAATCTTTCATTTCAGACATAAAGGATAATGGAGTGGGCTCAACTGTGACCCAGCCCAAAATACTAATTCCACTCATGACGGTAGAAAGTTGATTGAACTCGGGGGCGGTGCGGTGTTCATCTCGAATATTGGTAATAGTGAGCAGTTCAGATTGGATAGGCTTGAGGAATTCCAAGAGTTCCGGGGAATCCATGTCGGGTTTCTGGGCTTTCAAAGCGACGCTCAAAACCTGACGTAAAAGGTTAAAAGCCTTCTCGACGTGTTCACTTTGTTCGGCAA
Above is a genomic segment from Schizosaccharomyces pombe strain 972h- genome assembly, chromosome: III containing:
- the cap1 gene encoding adenylyl cyclase-associated protein Cap1, whose amino-acid sequence is MSDMINIRETGYNFTTILKRLEAATSRLEDLVESGHKPLPNMHRPSRDSNSQTHNISFNIGTPTAPTVSTGSPAVASLHDQVAAAISPRNRSLTSTSAVEAVPASISAYDEFCSKYLSKYMELSKKIGGLIAEQSEHVEKAFNLLRQVLSVALKAQKPDMDSPELLEFLKPIQSELLTITNIRDEHRTAPEFNQLSTVMSGISILGWVTVEPTPLSFMSEMKDSSQFYANRVMKEFKGKDDLQIEWVRSYLTLLTELITYVKTHFKTGLTWSTKQDAVPLKTALANLSASKTQAPSSGDSANGGLPPPPPPPPPSNDFWKDSNEPAPADNKGDMGAVFAEINKGEGITSGLRKVDKSEMTHKNPNLRKTGPTPGPKPKIKSSAPSKPAETAPVKPPRIELENTKWFVENQVDNHSIVLDSVELNHSVQIFGCSNCTIIIKGKLNTVSMSNCKRTSVVVDTLVAAFDIAKCSNFGCQVMNHVPMIVIDQCDGGSIYLSKSSLSSEVVTSKSTSLNINVPNEEGDYAERAVPEQIKHKVNEKGELVSEIVRHE